From the Lolium rigidum isolate FL_2022 chromosome 2, APGP_CSIRO_Lrig_0.1, whole genome shotgun sequence genome, one window contains:
- the LOC124689922 gene encoding uncharacterized protein LOC124689922 — protein MPELSACVVRGGHCIGLLDPVSNIILNALNLLCRRRCTGATTGGKKNRGKGKERPCDAAPSCLLIALQSNTGLIAFMRTYFRYLSEGQARRYLRLAGADLAVAVQLGEHQQFTPHATTGAPRDLCSGRTQYALKVAAARAEHPVPDDLALLARLLVPLNKDHAAPLAAVLEKGRPLSVGDVNGILDFFRLQHCAASPAVQVTFLRSPQPADAEIRSLLFGAEAAAHFFCPVGENHVADVFISCRDDVLPVSSISDLRTPDEMKHKLSASLDAAAATIAKCKCTPPPPPLAIGRSDRPTTAPSITARECDHTRYLKVCLVDTIHALYIKALSLLPHKALHRHLRGILVAGHCYGPMDPASNIILNAIWYDTVFPQPEMDAGFEPDILDSESMLRVEVRALESLVALVSTATGFSEHMAVEYLCYKQCDLSAVLQMATEEVRYKFYVSAGQAGKHPKHLELASFLMSMAHNALKDTLLTDKAMRKGYIISDAVLEQVYKIMEGQSSSISPSLDHPSLCPPAWKMLASRKDEFVKKQKFLGRVLGELLVDYSNQHPWEPVPRLDVICGVKKDYSRHSKFYHVNFLVYYDDVSSARVLFFAEVWVSSFQAKPSTSVNLVNGPCIRYGRQVESNVPFTKVYSISRKESETSFCCPLPYYSPDHPYLGRCTSCEPISCKIVHPPSGNHTGANYSQLGELFQYLNFRDYKPSAADSITESDFVYFDSHRDTKFAEGLNDRSSLAKKKALIIR, from the exons ATGCCGGAGCTCTCGGCCTGCGTTGTCCGCGGCGGCCACTGCATCGGCCTCCTCGACCCGGTGTCCAACATCATCCTCAACGCCCTCAATCTCCTCTGCCGCCGCAGGTGCACCGGCGCTACCACCGGCGGCAAGAAGAACAGGGGCAAGGGGAAGGAGCGACCTTGCGACGCAGCGCCTTCATGTCTTCTCATAGCTTTGCAGTCCAACACGGGCCTCATCGCCTTCATGCGGACCTACTTCCGGTACCTGTCCGAGGGGCAGGCCAGGCGCTACCTCCGCCTGGCCGGCGccgacctcgccgtcgccgtccagCTCGGCGAGCACCAGCAGTTCACTCCACACGCCACCACCGGCGCCCCCCGCGACCTCTGCAGCGGCAGGACCCAGTACGCCCTCAAGGTCGCCGCGGCCAGAGCGGAGCACCCCGTGCCCGACGACCTGGCGCTGCTCGCGAGGCTGCTCGTCCCCTTGAATAAAGACCACGCCGCGCCCCTCGCCGCCGTGCTGGAGAAGGGGCGGCCTCTCAGCGTCGGCGACGTCAACGGCATCCTGGATTTCTTCCGGCTGCAGCACTGCGCGGCCTCCCCTGCCGTCCAGGTCACCTTCCTCCGCAGCCCTCAGCCAGCGGACGCGGAGATCAGGAGCTTGTTATTTGGAGCAGAAGCAGCTGCCCACTTCTTCTGTCCCGTCGGCGAGAACCACGTCGCCGACGTCTTTATCTCGTGTCGTGATGATGTACTACCTGTATCTAGCATCAGCGACTTGCGGACTCCAGACGAGATGAAACACAAGTTATCTGCCTCTctggatgccgccgccgccacaattGCCAAGTGCAAGTgcactcctccaccaccaccattggcAATTGGAAGAAGTGATCGTCCTACTACCGCACCTTCCATCACTGCACGCGAGTGTGATCACACAAGGTATCTGAAGGTATGCCTCGTCGACACAATCCATGCTCTCTACATCAAGGCTCTATCGCTGCTGCCGCACAAGGCGCTCCACAGGCACCTCCGCGGCATCCTGGTTGCAGGGCATTGCTATGGCCCCATGGACCCTGCGTCCAACATAATTCTCAATGCCATCTGGTACGACACCGTATTCCCTCAGCCGGAGATGGATGCTGGGTTTGAGCCGGACATTCTCGACAGCGAATCTATGCTTCGCGTGGAGGTCCGCGCCCTCGAAAGCCTTGTTGCCTTGGTCTCCACAGCCACTGGCTTTTCGGAACACATGGCCGTCGAATACCTTTGCTACAAGCAGTGCGACCTATCTGCGGTGTTACAGATGGCAACAGAGGAGGTGCGCTATAAGTTTTATGTTTCTGCAGGCCAAGCTGGAAAACACCCCAAGCATTTGGAGCTTGCATCATTTCTCATGTCCATGGCCCATAATGCCCTAAAGGACACCCTGCTGACCGACAAAGCAATGAGGAAAGGCTATATCATTTCTGATGCAGTTCTGGAGCAAGTGTACAAAATAATGGAAGGTCAAAGCTCATCCATTTCACCATCACTTGATCATCCTAGCCTATGCCCACCAGCCTGGAAGATGCTAGCATCTAGGAAGGATGAATTTGTCAAGAAGCAGAAGTTCCTTGGTCGAGTCTTGGGAGAATTGCTTGTTGACTACTCGAATCAGCATCCTTGG GAACCTGTTCCGAGGctagatgtgatatgtggtgTTAAGAAAGACTACAGCAGGCATTCAAAGTTCTACCATGTCAATTTCTTGGTGTACTATGATGATGTTTCTTCAGCCCGTGTGCTCTTTTTTGCTGAAGTCTGGGTGTCGAGCTTTCAGGCCAAACCTAGCACATCTGTGAATCTGGTAAATGGACCATGTATTAGATATGGTCGCCAAGTTGAATCTAATGTGCCGTTCACCAAGGTTTATAGTATATCTAGAAAGGAATCAGAAACTTCATTTTGTTGTCCACTACCTTATTACAGTCCGGATCATCCATACCTTG GACGTTGCACTTCTTGTGAGCCTATTTCGTGCAAAATTGTCCATCCACCATCTGGGAATCATACCGGGGCAAACTACAGTCAACTTGGAGAACTCTTTCAATATTTGAATTTTCGTGATTATAAGCCTTCTGCTGCGGATAGCATAACGGAGTCAGATTTTGTATACTTTGATTCTCATAGGGACACCAAGTTTGCAGAAGGTCTCAATGACAGAAGCTCTttggcgaagaagaaggcgctGATCATCCGCTGA
- the LOC124689921 gene encoding receptor kinase-like protein Xa21 — protein MVAPSLASPLLAVAVFLALSIAGHTVHGAPEAAAATTADRNALLSFRSLIIGDPSRALASWTNTTTATNISSAPPPCQWRGVSCGTRGRRRGRVVALDLPGLGLVGTLSPALANLTYLTRLHLPGNRLHGALPPELGRLRDLRHLNLSSNSIQGPLPPPLSGCRQLRYLLLNTNKLHGPIPGELLRSLRNLEALDLGQNRLTGSIPSDVGSLASLKLLVLEFNNLTGEIPWQIGRLGSLVGLGLGSNQLSGSIPASLGNLSALTALTADSNRLAGSIPSSLQHLSSLTTLHLEQNSLGGTIPSWLGNLSSLTSLDLQSNGFAGRIPESIGNLRSLSIVSFAENKLVGPVPDAIGNLHALTELYLDNNQLEGPLPLSLFNLSSLEMLNVQSNNLTGGFPLDLGDTMTNLQMFLVSDNQFHGVIPPSLCNASMLQMVQTVNNFLSGTIPGCLGARQEMLSVVNFAGNQLEAANDAEWAFLTTLTNCSDMILLDVSNNRLQGVLPKSIGNLSTEMTYLAIAYNSIAGTIPGTIGNYINMDELDMECNLLQGTIPASLGKLEKLNRLSLWNNSLSGPIPAAIGNLTKLTTLFLDINALGGAIPSSLSNCPLEELDLSYNNLSGPVPKELFFISTLSSAMHLAHNSLSGTLPSEAWNLRNLGELDISDNMISGKIPTSIGDCQALQYLNLSGNLLEGTIPPSLGQLRGLLVLDLSQNNLSGRIPGFLGSMKGLATLNLSFNDFEGDVPEDGIFLNATATSVTGNSALCGGIPQLNLKMCSSFTKRKISSKLVMIITAGVAILLVILFTLFMLWKRSKLRRAKPQISFSNKEHTRVSYAELARATDGFTSENLIGVGSFGAVYKGRMEISGQQVVVAVKVLNLQQAGASRSFEAECEALRCIRHRNLVKVITVCSSIDSRGGDFKALVFEFLPNGNLDQWLYKHLEEDNEPKVLDLIERLQIAMDVASALDYLHHHKPFPIVHCDLKPSNIILDDDMVAHVGDFGLARFLREEHSDKLDKSTSRNAIRGTIGYVAPEYGIGNEASIYGDVYSYGILLLEMFTGRKPTSSEFGEMLSLHKHVQMALPDQAANVIDQDLLKAENNGKETVADYHNREDTRISHIMSILQIGISCSKETPSERIQIGDALRELQTIRDKFYMH, from the exons ATGGTAGCACCATCCCTCGCGTCACCCctgctcgccgtcgccgtgttcCTCGCATTGTCCATCGCCGGCCACACGGTGCACGGCGCTCCTGAGGCTGCTGCTGCCACCACGGCGGACCGCAACGCGCTGCTGTCCTTCAGGTCGCTCATCATAGGCGACCCCTCACGGGCCCTGGCGTCCTGGACgaacaccaccaccgccaccaacaTCTCgtccgcgccaccgccgtgccaatGGCGGGGCGTGTCGTGCGGCACGAGggggcgccgccgcggccgcgtcgTCGCGCTGGACCTCCCGGGGCTCGGCCTCGTCGGCACGCTGAGCCCCGCACTAGCGAACCTCACGTACCTCACGCGGCTCCACCTCCCCGGCAACCGGCTCCACGGCGCGCTGCCGCCGGAGCTCggccgcctccgcgacctccggCACCTGAACCTCAGCAGCAACTCCATCCAGGgacccctcccgccgccgctctccGGGTGCAGGCAGCTCAGGTACCTCCTGCTCAACACCAACAAGCTGCACGGCCCCATTCCAGGGGAGCTGCTCCGCTCGCTTCGGAACCTCGAGGCGCTCGACCTCGGCCAGAACAGGCTCACCGGAAGCATACCCTCCGACGTCGGCAGCCTCGCCAGCCTGAAACTGCTCGTCCTAGAGTTTAACAACCTGACGGGAGAGATCCCCTGGCAGATCGGCAGGCTTGGCAGCCTCGTCGGCCTCGGCCTCGGCTCCAACCAGCTGTCAGGCTCCATCCCAGCCTCGCTCGGGAACCTGTCGGCGTTGACAGCTCTCACCGCCGACTCGAACAGGCTGGCCGGGAGCATACCATCCTCGTTGCAGCACCTGTCATCTCTCACCACGCTTCATCTGGAACAGAACAGCCTCGGAGGAACCATCCCTTCTTGGCTAGGGAACCTCTCCTCGCTAACATCCTTGGACCTCCAGAGCAATGGCTTTGCAGGGCGCATCCCGGAATCCATAGGAAATCTCCGGTCGCTTAGCATCGTCTCCTTTGCGGAGAACAAGCTCGTCGGACCGGTTCCGGATGCCATCGGGAACCTCCACGCCCTCACCGAGCTTTATCTGGACAACAATCAGCTTGAAGGCCCCCTGCCACTTTCATTATTCAACCTCTCCTCTCTTGAAATGCTCAACGTACAGAGCAACAACCTGACCGGGGGATTTCCGCTTGATCTGGGCGACACGATGACGAATCTTCAGATGTTCCTCGTATCTGATAATCAGTTCCATGGCGTGATCCCGCCGTCCTTGTGCAATGCCTCCatgctccagatggttcagacggtAAATAACTTCCTGTCAGGAACAATCCCCGGGTGCCTGGGAGCTCGCCAGGAGATGCTGTCTGTGGTGAACTTCGCGGGGAATCAGCTTGAAGCAGCCAACGATGCCGAATGGGCCTTCCTGACCACTCTCACCAACTGCAGCGATATGATATTGTTGGATGTTAGCAACAACAGGCTCCAAGGCGTGCTGCCGAAATCGATCGGTAATTTGTCGACGGAGATGACGTATCTTGCCATTGCATACAACAGTATAGCGGGAACAATACCTGGAACGATAGGGAACTACATCAACATGGATGAACTTGACATGGAGTGTAATCTTCTCCAGGGCACTATTCCAGCATCTCTCGGTAAGCTGGAGAAGTTGAATCGGTTATCTTTGTGGAACAACAGTTTGTCAGGACCCATCCCAGCAGCTATTGGAAATCTTACAAAACTTACAACTCTTTTCCTCGATATTAATGCGCTCGGTGGAGCCATACCTTCTTCTCTCAGCAACTGTCCTTTGGAAGAACTGGATCTTTCTTACAACAATCTCTCTGGTCCAGTACCTAAGGAACTTTTCTTCATCTCAACCTTGTCGAGTGCCATGCACCTTGCGCATAACTCATTGTCTGGGACTTTGCCTTCAGAAGCGTGGAATCTCAGGAATCTAGGTGAGCTCGATATCTCTGATAATATGATTTCAGGAAAGATTCCTACCAGTATAGGAGACTGCCAAGCATTGCAGTATCTCAATTTGTCTGGGAACCTCCTTGAGGGGACAATTCCACCGTCACTAGGACAGTTACGGGGCCTGCTAGTGCTTGATCTTTCTCAAAATAATTTATCTGGTCGCATCCCTGGGTTCCTTGGTAGCATGAAAGGTCTCGCTACTCTGAATCTTTCTTTCAATGATTTTGAAGGCGATGTTCCAGAAGATGGGATATTTCTCAATGCAACTGCAACCTCGGTCACGGGAAACAGTGCTTTGTGCGGTGGGATCCCACAATTGAATTTGAAAATGTGCTCCAGCTTCACTAAAAGGAAAATATCTTCAAAGCTTGTCATGATTATCACAGCAGGAGTCGCAATTCTGTTGGTCATACTATTCACATTGTTCATGTTATGGAAAAGGAGTAAGCTAAGAAGAGCAAAGCCACAGATCTCTTTCTCCAATAAGGAACACACCAGAGTTTCTTATGCTGAATTGGCCAGGGCAACCGATGGTTTCACATCAGAGAACCTCATTGGGGTAGGCAGCTTTGGTGCAGTATACAAGGGAAGAATGGAAATTTCTGGCCAACAAGTTGTGGTTGCAGTGAAGGTACTCAACCTGCAACAAGCTGGCGCATCACGGAGTTTCGAAGCAGAATGTGAGGCTTTGAGATGTATTCGCCATCGGAACCTTGTGAAGGTTATAACAGTGTGCTCCAGTATTGACTCCCGAGGTGGTGACTTCAAGGCTCTTGTATTTGAGTTTCTGCCAAATGGTAATCTAGATCAGTGGTTATACAAGCATCTTGAGGAAGATAATGAACCTAAGGTGCTAGATCTCATCGAGAGACTCCAAATTGCCATGGATGTGGCCTCTGCACTCGACTATTTACATCACCACAAGCCATTTCCAATTGTTCACTGTGACCTCAAGCCAAGCAATATTATCCTGGACGATGACATGGTTGCTCATGTTGGCGATTTCGGGCTTGCAAGGTTCCTACGTGAAGAGCATAGTGACAAGTTAGACAAGTCAACTAGTCGGAATGCAATAAGAGGAACAATTGGTTATGTTGCTCCAG AGTATGGAATTGGCAACGAAGCTTCAATATATGGTGATGTCTACAGCTACGGTATACTGCTGCTCGAGATGTTCACTGGAAGAAAACCAACAAgctctgaatttggagaaatgctTAGCCTTCATAAGCACGTACAAATGGCACTGCCAGACCAAGCAGCTAATGTCATTGACCAAGACCTATTAAAAGCAGAAAATAACGGCAAAGAAACTGTTGCGGACTATCACAACAGAGAAGACACGAGAATTAGTCACATCATGTCCATTCTACAGATTGGTATTTCGTGCTCAAAGGAGACCCCAAGTGAACGCATTCAAATTGGAGATGCACTTAGAGAGTTGCAGACAATCAGAGATAAGTTCTATATGCATTAA